In Paenibacillus kyungheensis, the following are encoded in one genomic region:
- a CDS encoding helix-turn-helix transcriptional regulator translates to MAKESFDKEIQYLRMLALTGNAYNRQQFAGRLGISIHTFDKTIRKLREVNGEQDLNDLFRYSYVDSAEPTLLFLYRAKSIKESESQRLPMILTALKQQTMTATQLLAYCDEQLIDSDTVPPDEKTIRSDLRYLEEIGVICREPGTRPYHYRLNNDLTDCLTQAELIELYEFVDIMANTQIPSVQGYLLRDNLKKALQATIPAEQWDQRLIEPFHYKYHYDARILDEAHLYTLLQMIRARRQISFQYFSTKVKNNYSARQTNPLFTDENTVVHRHIVLPLQVVYDHQYGRWYLLGVNPKGQIVKFRMSGMIDIVEEKQQSEEHVAKYLAKLQRKTQYSWLVDTGDTITVQARFYKADPLPTDFIRERVVLQGQWGQITDENDEWFIYEIQVNGYIEIRPWLRSFGSSCEVLAPAELRQSLIDEWKEIQAYYESVREDF, encoded by the coding sequence ATGGCTAAAGAAAGTTTTGATAAAGAAATTCAATATCTACGCATGTTAGCTTTGACAGGTAATGCGTATAATCGACAACAATTTGCTGGTAGATTGGGCATTTCTATACATACTTTTGATAAAACAATTCGTAAATTACGCGAAGTTAATGGAGAGCAAGATCTAAACGATCTATTTCGTTATAGCTATGTTGATTCCGCTGAACCTACCCTACTGTTTCTATACCGAGCCAAATCGATCAAAGAATCAGAAAGTCAGCGTTTGCCTATGATTTTGACTGCTTTAAAACAGCAAACAATGACTGCTACCCAGCTATTAGCCTATTGTGATGAGCAACTGATCGATAGTGATACTGTTCCACCGGATGAGAAAACGATTCGTTCGGATCTGCGATATTTAGAAGAGATCGGTGTGATTTGTCGTGAACCTGGCACTCGTCCATATCACTATCGCCTTAATAATGATCTAACCGATTGTCTCACTCAAGCGGAATTGATCGAATTGTATGAATTTGTAGATATTATGGCAAATACACAGATTCCTTCAGTACAAGGATATTTACTACGTGATAATCTCAAAAAAGCACTTCAAGCTACGATACCTGCTGAACAATGGGATCAGCGATTAATTGAACCGTTTCATTATAAATATCATTATGATGCTCGTATTCTGGATGAAGCACACCTATATACATTGCTTCAGATGATTCGTGCACGGCGACAAATATCGTTTCAATACTTTTCTACTAAAGTCAAAAATAATTACAGTGCGCGCCAGACCAATCCTTTATTTACCGATGAAAATACGGTTGTGCACCGGCATATCGTGTTGCCCCTACAAGTCGTCTATGATCATCAATACGGTCGTTGGTATCTGCTTGGCGTTAATCCCAAAGGACAAATCGTTAAATTTCGTATGAGCGGTATGATTGATATTGTAGAAGAAAAGCAACAATCTGAAGAACATGTTGCAAAGTATTTGGCAAAGTTACAACGTAAAACGCAATATAGCTGGTTAGTCGATACGGGAGATACGATTACAGTGCAAGCACGCTTTTACAAAGCAGATCCATTACCAACAGACTTTATTCGTGAGCGTGTCGTATTACAAGGACAATGGGGACAAATTACAGATGAGAACGATGAATGGTTTATATATGAGATCCAAGTGAATGGATATATCGAGATTAGACCATGGCTACGTAGCTTTGGTTCGAGCTGTGAAGTACTGGCTCCCGCAGAATTACGTCAGTCGTTGATCGATGAATGGAAGGAGATTCAAGCTTATTATGAATCTGTTCGAGAAGATTTTTAG
- a CDS encoding PAS domain-containing hybrid sensor histidine kinase/response regulator: MSEVTISTEEYERLLSNEKHYHNIINYSNDLISRHRIDKGSTYISMSNVAYEMMGYLPEELKGTSGFSYIHPDDVEQVIEHINMSLIISHYATAAYRILRKDGSYFWAESVCRYVYDEYGKEIEVLAVTRDITERKLIEEQLQQNEWQMRLITNHTSDFISRHKASDNLEYLYASPACKTLLGYEPEEMLGKDGLSYVHEEDVEKVRDYLISVQQVQVDPEAVIFRFRRKDGTYMWSETTCRYTYTDQGEFEYVVAVSRDITERREQEKRMRESESRYKSLFEHNPIGINALSMDGTYLSMNKSMEELLGYTNEDLRNKPFEPVAHPDDLAKTNYHFELAKKGETQTYEIRTFHKDGHIIEVHVTNVPIYVENEVVGVYGIINDITERNHYLAKIKNLSNQQELILNSVSEGIFGVDLEGNTTFINPAGSAMLGYDVDAMMNEYHLKQIEQSEPDGSPSLAGDTPILRSLSDGQPLYREEAVLWRQDNSSFLASYRVTPIIDNGERVGAVIVFQDRTEENEVIRAREVAEQADRAKSEFLAIISHELRTPMNGMIGMIELLFDTLETQEQREYAEIIMDSNNALLKILNELLDFSKIEAGRMELEYSEVSIQHLLDQVTDIFAMPVQEKKLFINTHIDPRLPSYLIGDEDRLRQVLINLVGNAVKFTDNGGVLISAHLKPQNNAQSIVIEFSVQDTGHGIPEDQQAKLFQPFSQIGTATNRRYGGTGLGLSICKKIIELMGGSIRVESNSNRGATFAFTLTLNAADYPEIPAAEQLLPVTPSVPSSLYGPLRILVAEDNATNQKVLLTILSKRGYQADLVENGAAAVEATNRKSYDLVFMDVNMPIMDGLEATRRIRQQHRHKPTPIIVAVTAFARKEEQLLCMESGMQDFVSKPLRITDIEAQLEKWSEYIRNHANDRK; encoded by the coding sequence ATGAGCGAAGTAACGATAAGCACAGAAGAATATGAAAGACTATTATCAAATGAAAAGCATTACCACAATATTATTAATTATTCTAATGACTTAATCAGTCGTCATCGTATAGACAAAGGATCGACATATATTTCTATGTCTAATGTAGCTTATGAAATGATGGGCTACCTGCCTGAAGAGTTAAAAGGTACCAGTGGATTTAGTTATATTCATCCTGATGATGTAGAACAAGTAATAGAGCATATCAATATGAGCTTGATTATTAGCCATTATGCTACAGCGGCATATCGTATTTTGCGTAAAGATGGCTCTTATTTCTGGGCGGAGTCTGTCTGCCGTTATGTCTATGATGAGTATGGCAAAGAAATTGAGGTATTAGCAGTCACCCGGGATATTACTGAACGTAAATTAATTGAAGAACAATTACAACAAAATGAATGGCAAATGCGTCTGATTACCAATCACACCTCGGACTTTATTTCACGTCATAAAGCATCAGACAATCTTGAGTATTTATATGCTTCGCCGGCTTGTAAAACATTATTAGGTTATGAGCCTGAAGAAATGTTAGGCAAAGATGGGCTTAGCTATGTACATGAAGAAGACGTAGAGAAAGTACGAGACTACTTAATCTCTGTGCAACAGGTTCAAGTTGATCCAGAAGCAGTAATTTTTCGGTTCCGGCGCAAAGATGGAACGTATATGTGGTCTGAAACGACTTGTCGTTATACGTATACCGACCAAGGGGAATTTGAATATGTAGTAGCTGTGTCACGGGATATTACCGAACGACGCGAACAAGAGAAAAGAATGCGTGAAAGTGAAAGTCGCTATAAATCTTTATTTGAACATAATCCTATCGGTATTAACGCATTAAGTATGGATGGAACCTATCTGTCTATGAATAAAAGCATGGAAGAACTTTTAGGTTATACAAATGAGGATTTGAGAAATAAACCTTTTGAACCTGTTGCTCATCCTGATGATCTCGCTAAAACCAACTATCATTTTGAGTTAGCCAAAAAAGGCGAGACACAGACATACGAAATACGTACTTTTCACAAAGATGGTCATATTATTGAAGTACATGTTACCAATGTACCGATCTATGTGGAAAATGAAGTCGTAGGTGTCTACGGGATTATTAACGATATTACAGAACGTAATCATTATCTAGCTAAAATCAAAAATCTAAGCAATCAACAAGAGCTTATTCTGAACTCGGTATCTGAAGGGATATTTGGAGTCGATCTGGAAGGTAATACCACATTTATTAATCCGGCTGGATCAGCGATGTTAGGCTATGATGTGGATGCTATGATGAATGAGTATCACTTGAAGCAAATCGAGCAAAGTGAGCCAGATGGTAGCCCATCACTAGCAGGAGATACACCGATTCTACGTTCTCTTTCAGACGGGCAACCGCTTTATCGGGAAGAAGCAGTACTGTGGCGACAAGATAATTCAAGCTTCCTTGCGTCTTATCGTGTAACCCCTATTATAGATAATGGGGAACGTGTAGGGGCTGTTATCGTATTTCAAGATCGTACTGAAGAAAATGAAGTTATACGAGCTCGTGAAGTTGCCGAACAAGCAGACCGCGCCAAATCGGAATTTTTAGCGATTATTAGCCATGAATTGCGTACGCCTATGAACGGGATGATCGGCATGATTGAGCTATTATTTGATACGTTAGAAACGCAAGAACAACGTGAATATGCAGAGATTATTATGGATAGTAATAATGCATTACTTAAAATTCTAAATGAATTACTGGATTTTAGTAAAATCGAAGCTGGGCGTATGGAACTGGAATACAGTGAAGTAAGTATTCAGCATTTGTTAGATCAGGTGACCGATATTTTTGCGATGCCTGTACAAGAAAAGAAACTATTTATTAATACGCATATCGATCCTAGATTGCCTTCCTATCTGATAGGAGACGAAGATCGATTGCGACAAGTTCTTATTAATCTGGTCGGCAATGCAGTCAAATTCACAGATAACGGTGGAGTTCTTATTTCGGCTCACTTGAAGCCACAAAATAATGCTCAATCTATTGTTATCGAATTCTCTGTGCAAGATACAGGGCATGGTATACCAGAAGATCAACAAGCGAAGTTATTTCAACCGTTCTCCCAGATCGGTACAGCGACCAATCGCAGATATGGTGGAACAGGGCTTGGATTATCGATTTGCAAAAAGATTATTGAGTTAATGGGCGGTTCTATTCGGGTAGAAAGTAATAGCAATCGTGGAGCGACTTTTGCATTTACCCTCACACTGAATGCAGCCGATTATCCCGAAATTCCAGCAGCAGAACAGTTGTTACCTGTTACACCATCTGTTCCTAGTTCATTATATGGCCCGTTGCGTATATTGGTAGCTGAAGATAATGCAACCAACCAAAAAGTACTGCTAACCATTTTAAGTAAACGAGGATATCAAGCAGATCTTGTAGAAAATGGTGCGGCCGCTGTCGAAGCGACCAATCGCAAGTCATATGATCTGGTCTTTATGGATGTGAATATGCCGATTATGGATGGTCTGGAAGCCACCCGTCGTATTCGTCAACAACATCGTCACAAGCCTACACCGATTATTGTGGCTGTTACTGCATTTGCTCGTAAAGAAGAACAGTTATTGTGCATGGAAAGTGGGATGCAAGATTTTGTTTCTAAGCCACTGCGTATTACTGATATTGAAGCACAGTTAGAGAAGTGGTCAGAGTATATTCGCAATCATGCTAACGATAGAAAATAA
- a CDS encoding ABC transporter substrate-binding protein — translation MILKKLNKTILTVGALTAILAGCGNTSTANQAATTSTNTANAITIQDTVGTTTLPAPAQKVVALEWSFADDLLALGITPVGIADDDKPEAMTKLAGKAFEYMPLGKRETPDLEKITEASPDLIIADSDRHTKIKDQLDQIAPTIVLNSRKGSYAESIDDFKVIAKAVGKEKEAEARVKQHDQIMADLKKQVEAMGSKKVLIGVARKDGFDVHTSDSYAGQVMTEMGFQNAISNTDEPYVELSLETLTTLDPDVIFIATDDSEAITNKWKETPVWKNLKAAKNNQVFMVDRDIWTRFRGITPAEKIGQNALDFINGKVKSQ, via the coding sequence ATGATACTTAAAAAGCTAAACAAAACGATTTTGACGGTGGGTGCATTAACAGCGATTCTAGCAGGGTGTGGCAATACAAGCACAGCTAATCAAGCGGCTACGACCAGTACGAATACCGCCAACGCGATTACAATTCAAGATACAGTCGGTACAACGACTTTGCCAGCGCCAGCACAAAAAGTCGTTGCACTGGAATGGTCATTTGCAGACGATCTATTGGCACTTGGGATAACACCTGTAGGGATTGCTGATGATGATAAGCCAGAAGCGATGACCAAATTAGCAGGTAAAGCATTTGAATATATGCCTTTAGGCAAACGCGAGACCCCTGATTTGGAAAAGATTACTGAAGCTTCGCCTGATCTAATTATTGCAGACAGCGATCGCCATACCAAAATTAAAGATCAATTGGATCAGATCGCACCTACGATTGTATTGAATAGCCGTAAAGGTTCTTATGCTGAAAGTATTGATGATTTCAAAGTCATTGCCAAAGCTGTGGGTAAAGAAAAAGAAGCAGAAGCACGTGTCAAACAGCATGATCAAATAATGGCTGATCTCAAAAAACAAGTAGAAGCGATGGGAAGTAAAAAAGTATTAATCGGAGTTGCACGTAAAGACGGATTTGATGTACATACATCTGATTCTTATGCAGGTCAGGTCATGACAGAAATGGGCTTCCAAAATGCTATCTCTAATACTGACGAACCTTATGTAGAGCTAAGCTTAGAGACACTTACTACGCTTGATCCAGATGTGATCTTTATAGCAACGGATGATTCTGAAGCGATCACGAATAAGTGGAAAGAAACACCAGTCTGGAAAAACTTGAAAGCTGCTAAAAACAACCAAGTCTTTATGGTAGATCGTGATATCTGGACTCGATTCCGTGGCATCACACCTGCTGAAAAAATTGGACAAAATGCATTGGACTTTATCAATGGTAAAGTGAAAAGCCAATAA
- a CDS encoding WYL domain-containing protein, whose translation MNLFEKIFSYQLTSVLEEHGTYTLTTQERIWLKTMLDHPIAGEALSADLIAKIIDCISEEQQLLFQPALVEKAGSHQYHMYHTLIQPLRKSIRQQECVSIQYENKHGQVTGMQPAVPWRLEFSMVKREWYLIWYNLRSQVAMTTRLIRITQIEDLPAIESTQYNQIQQYMEQKATANQHQALIQILPQYNIELSRILHAFSCFEKQVEFSEDTQTYRIHLVFDGSETHYVLSKLRSLGKRVVVLENNYLQWRLFDASTKALSRYGIDQI comes from the coding sequence ATGAATCTGTTCGAGAAGATTTTTAGTTATCAATTAACATCAGTCTTAGAAGAACATGGAACGTATACGTTAACCACTCAAGAACGGATATGGCTCAAAACGATGTTAGATCATCCTATTGCTGGTGAAGCATTATCTGCTGACCTGATTGCCAAAATCATAGATTGTATATCAGAAGAGCAACAACTTCTTTTTCAGCCTGCATTGGTCGAAAAAGCAGGTAGTCATCAATATCATATGTATCATACGTTAATTCAGCCTTTACGAAAAAGTATCCGTCAACAAGAATGTGTATCTATCCAGTATGAGAACAAACATGGACAAGTCACAGGAATGCAACCTGCGGTTCCCTGGCGTTTAGAATTTTCTATGGTCAAGCGTGAATGGTATCTAATCTGGTACAATTTGCGTTCTCAAGTAGCGATGACTACAAGATTGATACGGATTACCCAAATTGAAGATCTGCCTGCTATCGAGAGCACCCAATACAATCAGATTCAGCAATATATGGAGCAGAAAGCAACAGCGAATCAGCATCAAGCTTTAATCCAAATTCTCCCTCAATACAATATAGAACTCAGTCGTATTTTGCATGCTTTCTCATGCTTTGAGAAACAAGTGGAATTCAGTGAAGATACACAGACCTACCGCATCCATCTTGTATTTGATGGTAGTGAAACACATTATGTCCTTAGCAAGTTACGCTCACTCGGTAAGCGTGTTGTTGTACTTGAAAATAATTATCTGCAATGGCGATTATTCGATGCGTCTACCAAAGCTTTATCTAGGTACGGTATAGATCAGATCTAA
- a CDS encoding sulfotransferase family protein, producing MGFTGKVPLFREGHIVTNDNQYTLPSFLIIGAQKAGTTSLYHYLIQHPQIEPAIVKEVHYFDEQWRNGVEWYQSHFPYLKFTESITGEATPYYLFHPQAPKRVYHMLPDVKLIILLRNPIDRAYSHYQMMVRRGIENLSFEEAVASELERTELIYLQMMADSNYHNGDLASYSYVRRGQYIEQIRRWLKWFSMDQMCFINSEELFTNPEQTYQKVTRFLGLPDVQLEQYEHLHEGGYDDKENEAIRHTLQQHFKPYNERLFEYLNVSYPW from the coding sequence GTGGGTTTTACTGGTAAAGTTCCTTTGTTTAGAGAAGGTCATATTGTAACTAATGATAACCAATATACGCTACCTTCTTTTCTAATTATAGGAGCACAAAAAGCAGGTACTACCTCTTTATATCATTATTTGATTCAGCATCCTCAGATTGAACCCGCTATCGTAAAAGAAGTTCATTATTTTGATGAACAATGGCGAAATGGAGTAGAATGGTATCAATCACATTTTCCTTATCTCAAATTTACAGAAAGTATAACTGGTGAAGCTACACCTTATTATTTATTTCATCCTCAAGCCCCTAAGCGTGTATATCATATGCTACCAGACGTCAAACTTATTATCTTATTACGTAATCCTATAGATCGTGCGTATTCTCATTATCAAATGATGGTAAGACGTGGAATAGAAAATTTATCTTTTGAAGAAGCAGTAGCATCAGAATTGGAACGAACTGAATTAATTTATTTACAAATGATGGCAGACTCTAATTATCATAATGGTGATCTAGCAAGCTACTCGTATGTACGCCGAGGACAATATATAGAACAAATTCGTCGTTGGTTAAAATGGTTTTCTATGGATCAGATGTGCTTTATAAATAGTGAAGAATTATTTACTAATCCTGAACAAACGTATCAAAAAGTCACCCGGTTTTTAGGACTTCCTGATGTTCAACTCGAACAGTATGAGCATTTACATGAAGGTGGTTATGATGATAAAGAGAATGAAGCTATTCGTCATACTCTTCAGCAACATTTTAAACCGTACAATGAAAGATTGTTTGAGTATTTAAATGTTTCTTATCCCTGGTAA
- a CDS encoding YybH family protein: protein MNTMNHNEIAEIVMNIERANNERWNQGDCHGYLDSYSDDISYFDPITEKLLVGKEAVEKHILAHYKNPNIIRSEYIDPDVAISEAGDLAVLSYNLRNFVAGEHGEEQLQNFWNSTAVFRQINGKWRTVNAHWSFVQHPGIVSRPNSF, encoded by the coding sequence ATGAATACGATGAACCATAACGAAATTGCTGAAATTGTCATGAATATCGAGCGCGCAAATAATGAGCGTTGGAATCAGGGGGATTGCCACGGTTACTTGGATAGTTATAGTGACGACATCAGTTACTTTGATCCAATTACTGAAAAACTTCTCGTGGGTAAAGAAGCTGTAGAAAAGCATATTTTGGCACACTATAAAAATCCGAATATAATCCGAAGCGAATATATTGATCCAGATGTAGCTATTAGCGAAGCTGGTGATCTCGCTGTACTGAGTTACAATTTACGTAATTTTGTAGCAGGAGAACATGGAGAAGAACAGCTTCAGAATTTTTGGAACTCAACAGCAGTTTTTCGCCAAATTAATGGCAAGTGGCGTACAGTCAATGCTCACTGGTCTTTCGTCCAACATCCAGGAATTGTATCGAGACCGAATTCGTTTTAA
- a CDS encoding AraC family transcriptional regulator, which yields MNFKLNSDAKIEPLGYKPPSPYSYDLEIFSFSELKKRTLEGRMYITYRYKFYMLICVTQGECTQWINFEPVLCKSGTLLVVSPNQVHNFGKDEDWEGWIILFRSEFLIPMTSTLNEHKLAFDIERLPKVLTLTKTELARAVHSITRMTADSLIPEPTEDVHMLLRYQLYALMTWLHILHKNAHSMTYTQLSPRFIHFHKLVEIHFTEWSHVSEYAHYLNCTEKTLTRATIEATGITAKAFISARMILEAKRLLVHTDQSISQIAEHLNFKEPTHFSKFFKRETGCTASDFREQTFEW from the coding sequence ATGAATTTCAAACTGAATAGTGATGCCAAAATAGAACCTTTAGGATATAAGCCGCCGTCACCTTATTCATACGATTTAGAAATTTTCAGTTTTTCCGAATTGAAAAAGCGTACACTTGAAGGAAGAATGTACATTACGTATAGATATAAATTCTATATGCTTATTTGTGTAACTCAAGGCGAATGTACTCAATGGATTAATTTTGAACCGGTTTTATGTAAATCAGGAACTTTACTTGTGGTCTCTCCTAATCAAGTCCATAACTTTGGAAAAGATGAAGATTGGGAAGGTTGGATTATTTTATTTCGTTCTGAGTTTCTGATCCCTATGACTTCAACTTTAAATGAGCACAAGCTAGCTTTTGATATTGAAAGACTACCCAAAGTGCTAACACTAACGAAGACAGAATTGGCACGAGCTGTTCATTCGATTACTAGAATGACAGCAGACTCTCTGATCCCAGAACCAACTGAAGATGTCCATATGTTATTACGTTATCAACTGTATGCTTTAATGACATGGCTTCATATTTTGCACAAAAATGCTCATTCTATGACATATACTCAATTGTCACCACGTTTTATTCATTTCCACAAGCTTGTTGAGATACATTTTACTGAATGGAGTCATGTTAGCGAGTATGCTCACTATTTAAATTGTACTGAAAAAACGTTAACAAGAGCTACCATAGAAGCAACCGGCATCACTGCCAAAGCTTTTATTTCTGCTCGAATGATCTTGGAAGCAAAACGATTACTTGTGCATACCGATCAATCTATTAGCCAAATTGCAGAACACCTTAACTTTAAGGAACCAACCCATTTTAGTAAATTTTTCAAAAGAGAAACAGGATGTACTGCTTCCGATTTTCGAGAACAAACCTTTGAATGGTAA
- a CDS encoding TROVE domain-containing protein: MSQAKDIFQQAIPQMLNRAVYPAYERNLQERYLQTLLTNTLGNTVYANNRELLIEATVLHQEMSELDPEFMAKALVFARNQGYMRIQPLYGLAILSKVSPQLFARIFAQVVRIPSDLTEFLTILESIGRGQGGRAVKRQVALFLNRTSEYWALKYNGRGRGFNLSDAIVTSHPIPIDVKQQALFRYLRGHETNLALIPQIEAMEKLKKVTTDKDRIKQIQKGKLPYEIVTSVITPTPKVWVHLLYQMPVFALLRHLNTLHCHDVLDHPEHLQYIQQRLTDVEALRKAKILPFQFAKAYNEVKHPELRDTLSEAVDLSFDNLPDLPGRTAIFLDISGSMNGEYLQTGAVFAYALYKKTKGNSLFWLFNTTVHDAKPSRRDSIMGQARQVKAYGGTNTGAPVKQLTDIKEKVDQIIMITDEQQNTGSAFYSELQKYRQKINLHTKAFIVDIAPYQTAMVPPKDRQTFYIYGWSDTVLSFISQTLKGFHHMQHEVEQIDLEKDL, from the coding sequence ATGAGCCAGGCAAAAGATATTTTTCAACAAGCAATACCACAAATGTTAAACCGAGCAGTCTATCCGGCATATGAGCGCAATCTGCAAGAACGTTATTTACAAACATTGTTAACGAATACTTTAGGAAATACGGTATATGCTAACAATCGTGAGCTATTAATCGAAGCTACAGTACTACATCAAGAAATGAGTGAACTTGATCCTGAATTTATGGCAAAAGCATTGGTATTTGCACGTAATCAAGGATATATGAGAATACAACCGCTTTATGGCTTAGCAATCTTGTCTAAAGTTAGTCCTCAACTGTTCGCCCGTATTTTTGCACAAGTTGTACGTATTCCTTCAGATCTAACTGAATTTTTGACTATTTTGGAAAGTATCGGTCGTGGACAGGGTGGACGTGCAGTGAAGCGTCAAGTTGCTTTATTTCTAAATCGCACTTCTGAATACTGGGCGTTAAAATATAACGGTCGTGGTCGTGGATTCAATCTGAGCGATGCTATTGTGACTTCTCATCCTATCCCTATAGATGTTAAGCAACAAGCATTATTCCGCTATCTGCGAGGACATGAGACAAATCTTGCATTGATTCCACAGATCGAAGCAATGGAAAAACTCAAAAAGGTAACCACTGATAAAGATCGTATCAAGCAGATTCAAAAAGGCAAGCTACCCTATGAAATTGTCACAAGTGTCATTACACCCACACCTAAAGTCTGGGTACATTTATTGTACCAGATGCCTGTATTTGCATTGTTACGTCATCTAAATACGCTACATTGTCATGATGTATTGGATCATCCCGAGCATTTGCAATATATACAGCAACGCTTAACAGATGTAGAAGCATTACGTAAAGCCAAGATTTTACCTTTTCAATTTGCCAAAGCCTACAATGAAGTAAAGCATCCTGAATTACGAGATACGTTAAGCGAAGCAGTAGATTTATCGTTTGATAACTTACCTGATCTACCGGGAAGAACAGCTATATTTTTAGATATTTCAGGTTCGATGAATGGTGAGTATTTACAGACAGGTGCTGTATTTGCGTATGCATTGTACAAAAAAACTAAAGGGAATTCTTTATTCTGGTTATTTAATACAACTGTACATGATGCCAAGCCTTCACGTCGTGATAGCATTATGGGTCAAGCCAGACAGGTAAAAGCATATGGAGGAACCAATACAGGAGCTCCTGTTAAGCAGTTAACAGATATCAAAGAAAAAGTAGATCAGATTATTATGATTACAGATGAACAGCAAAACACGGGTAGTGCTTTTTATAGTGAACTGCAAAAGTATCGCCAAAAAATAAACCTTCACACAAAAGCATTTATTGTAGATATTGCTCCATATCAGACTGCTATGGTTCCACCTAAAGATCGTCAAACGTTTTATATTTACGGTTGGAGTGATACTGTGCTTTCTTTTATCTCCCAAACGCTTAAAGGATTCCATCATATGCAACATGAAGTAGAACAGATCGATCTAGAAAAAGACCTGTAA
- a CDS encoding carbohydrate ABC transporter permease — protein sequence MTSAKTGRLILEIVMIILSLLFLYPLILAIINSFKSFSEVMSDVIAMPQQFNFDNYAYVWKYINYPRLFINNTIITLIGLIGIILFSSVAAYKLSRTQSKWSNMIYLLCIIPMLIPFQSIMLTVLQLAKNLHLSDSTWGLGILYWGFGAPLAVFIYHGFVKGIPREIDESATIDGASGFKLFFLVIFPLLQSVTTTIIIIDVMWIWNDFLLPLLMVNGSPATKTLTLAAYTFVGQYTSDWQYAMTAMVMAVMPSIIVFVLLQKYIVRGVVAGAVKG from the coding sequence ATGACATCCGCCAAAACAGGTCGCTTGATTCTAGAAATAGTGATGATCATTCTGTCGCTTTTGTTTTTATATCCGCTTATTCTGGCGATTATTAACTCTTTTAAAAGCTTTTCCGAAGTGATGAGTGATGTGATTGCGATGCCCCAACAGTTTAATTTTGATAACTATGCGTACGTATGGAAATATATCAATTATCCGCGTTTATTTATCAATAATACGATTATTACTTTGATTGGTCTGATTGGGATTATTTTATTTTCATCCGTTGCGGCTTACAAATTATCTCGTACCCAGTCCAAGTGGAGCAATATGATCTATCTGCTCTGTATTATACCGATGTTAATCCCATTTCAATCGATTATGTTAACGGTATTGCAATTAGCTAAAAATCTTCATTTGTCAGATAGCACATGGGGATTAGGCATTTTGTATTGGGGATTCGGTGCACCACTAGCGGTATTTATTTATCATGGATTTGTGAAAGGGATCCCACGGGAAATAGATGAGAGTGCTACCATCGATGGCGCTTCTGGCTTCAAATTATTTTTCTTAGTTATCTTCCCTCTGCTTCAATCGGTAACTACAACGATCATTATTATTGATGTAATGTGGATCTGGAATGACTTTCTATTGCCATTATTGATGGTAAATGGTTCACCTGCCACCAAAACATTAACGCTTGCCGCTTATACATTTGTCGGGCAGTATACCTCCGATTGGCAATATGCGATGACGGCTATGGTCATGGCGGTTATGCCTTCGATTATCGTATTTGTTCTGTTGCAAAAGTATATTGTTAGAGGGGTTGTAGCTGGTGCTGTAAAAGGCTAA